The Anoxybacillus amylolyticus DNA segment AATAAGGACGTTGCGGCAGACGATTAAATCGTAGTTGGTGTCAAACGGATCAGCTAGTAAGTTATGTTTTTTAAACGTCACTGCCTTTTTTATGTTTTCGTCAATTTTATAATACATTCCTTCTTTCGTAAAAAACTTTTTTTTCATCGCTTCCGGCACTTCTTGTAGCGAGCGCTCGGTATATACGCCAATTTTTGCCCGTGAAATCGCATTTTCATCGATGTCTGTCGCGAGTACGGAAATTTGCGAAAGCGGCAAAAAATTAGATAGCACCATTACTAACGTATATGGCTCTTCTCCGGTCGAGCACGCGGCGCTCCATACTTTTAAGCGGCGGTTTCGTTCGAGCAGTTTCGGCAAAATTTGTTTCTCGAGCACTTCCCACCGATTGGCGTTTCGGTAAAATTCCGAGACGTTAATTGTCATTCGGTCGAGAAACTCATGAAACAGCGCCTCGTTTTTTT contains these protein-coding regions:
- a CDS encoding CheR family methyltransferase, whose amino-acid sequence is MSDYQQFITNVKKKTGIDLAQYKEAQMKRRLTSLYEKRGFRNFQEFFQAMEKNEALFHEFLDRMTINVSEFYRNANRWEVLEKQILPKLLERNRRLKVWSAACSTGEEPYTLVMVLSNFLPLSQISVLATDIDENAISRAKIGVYTERSLQEVPEAMKKKFFTKEGMYYKIDENIKKAVTFKKHNLLADPFDTNYDLIVCRNVLIYFTEEAKQVLYHKFNNALRPGGILFVGSTEQIFNPSSYGFDTEATFFTEKWNSFVRVHRKDEFFFYKHFSFFQFMIYCYINALKS